Proteins found in one Deinococcus aestuarii genomic segment:
- a CDS encoding sugar-binding transcriptional regulator codes for MTVPPVTSTDQLRLMAKIARLYHQGNVKQPEIAARLGLSQARVSRLLKQAETVGIVKTTVHMPLGVYADLEEQLEERYGLREVMVVDTGDETEHVIPALGASAASYLETALVGVECIGISSWSETLLATVNAMRPLGKSGTRQVIQVLGGLGRPSSQAHATTLTERLAYYLGAQAVFLPVPGVVHSAGVSQNLLEDPGVASVFASFDHLSLVLVGIGSLNPSRLIRESGNVISDQDLRALHEAGAVGDVCQRFFDVNGGYIETVMHDRVMGISPEQLKRTPRRVGIAGGSSKFDAIRAAARGGWIDTLITDQHVAGRLLQEG; via the coding sequence ATGACCGTGCCGCCCGTCACCTCGACCGACCAGCTTCGCCTGATGGCGAAGATCGCCCGCCTCTACCATCAGGGCAACGTCAAGCAACCGGAGATCGCGGCCCGGCTGGGCCTCTCGCAGGCCAGGGTGTCGCGGCTGCTCAAGCAGGCGGAGACGGTCGGGATCGTCAAAACGACCGTGCACATGCCCCTCGGCGTGTACGCCGACCTGGAAGAGCAGCTTGAGGAACGCTACGGGCTGCGGGAAGTCATGGTCGTCGATACGGGCGACGAGACCGAGCACGTGATCCCCGCCCTGGGCGCGAGCGCCGCGAGCTACCTGGAGACGGCCCTGGTGGGGGTCGAGTGCATCGGCATCTCCTCGTGGAGCGAGACCCTGCTCGCCACCGTCAACGCGATGCGCCCGCTGGGCAAGAGCGGAACGCGGCAGGTCATTCAGGTGCTGGGGGGCCTGGGCCGTCCCAGCTCGCAGGCCCACGCGACCACCCTCACGGAACGCCTGGCATACTACCTGGGGGCGCAGGCGGTCTTTCTCCCCGTGCCCGGCGTGGTGCATTCGGCGGGCGTGTCCCAGAACCTGCTGGAGGACCCGGGCGTGGCGAGCGTGTTCGCCTCGTTCGATCACCTGTCGCTGGTGCTGGTCGGCATCGGCAGCCTCAACCCCTCGCGGCTGATCCGGGAGAGCGGCAACGTCATCAGCGATCAGGACCTGCGGGCCCTGCACGAGGCGGGCGCGGTCGGGGACGTGTGCCAGCGGTTCTTCGACGTGAACGGGGGGTACATCGAGACCGTGATGCACGACCGGGTGATGGGCATCAGCCCGGAGCAGCTCAAGAGGACGCCCCGGCGGGTAGGGATCGCCGGTGGAAGCAGCAAGTTCGACGCGATCCGGGCGGCGGCCCGGGGTGGGTGGATCGACACCCTCATCACCGACCAGCATGTGGCGGGGCGGCTTTTGCAGGAGGGGTAG
- a CDS encoding riboflavin synthase, which translates to MFTGIVEQIGRVTRAEERSGHLTLEITPERMWRDLDPGESIAVGGTCLTVTGWDDTTFTVDLSRETLNKTAPRWQVGATVNLERAMSASARFGGHVVSGHVDGVAEVLEVRPEPGAHTMRVRAPRHLAKFLVPKGSVTVDGVSLTVVDVGGPGGSRPDLAPDEFTLWLVPHTLEVTTLHTWRAGTRVNLEADQMAKYVERLILMREREAQPAPEVVR; encoded by the coding sequence ATGTTTACCGGAATCGTCGAGCAGATCGGCCGCGTGACGCGTGCCGAGGAACGAAGCGGCCATCTCACCCTGGAGATCACTCCCGAGCGGATGTGGCGGGACCTCGACCCCGGCGAGAGCATCGCCGTGGGCGGCACCTGCCTCACCGTGACGGGTTGGGACGACACGACCTTTACCGTGGACCTGTCGCGCGAGACCCTGAACAAGACCGCGCCCCGCTGGCAGGTGGGCGCAACCGTCAACCTGGAGCGGGCCATGAGCGCCTCCGCCCGCTTCGGCGGCCATGTCGTGAGCGGGCACGTGGACGGGGTGGCCGAGGTGCTGGAGGTCCGCCCGGAGCCGGGGGCCCACACCATGCGGGTGCGCGCCCCCCGTCACCTCGCCAAATTCCTGGTCCCCAAGGGCAGCGTCACCGTGGACGGCGTGAGCCTCACGGTCGTGGACGTGGGCGGTCCTGGGGGCAGCCGCCCCGACCTCGCCCCCGACGAGTTCACCCTCTGGCTGGTGCCCCACACCCTGGAGGTCACGACCCTGCACACCTGGCGGGCGGGCACGCGCGTGAACCTGGAGGCCGACCAGATGGCGAAGTACGTCGAGAGGTTGATCCTGATGCGCGAGCGGGAGGCCCAGCCCGCGCCGGAGGTGGTCCGGTGA
- a CDS encoding MBL fold metallo-hydrolase: MYFQRFYDDDLAQASYMVGCQQTGECLVVDPVRDISRYLEEAKSQKLRVTHVTETHIHADYLSGARELAKATGAGLLLSDEGGEGWRYTYDDGHQTRLHDGDTFMVGNVRIQAIHTPGHTPEHLSFLVTDTPRGDPPSMILTGDFVFVGDLGRPDLLDEAAGGQDTRFEGARQMFASLRGKFLTLPDYVQVWPGHGSGSACGKALGAVPTTTVGYERALSWWGKLVERGDEEAFTRELLSGQPDAPLYYGRMKTENRDGPALLGEVMPLPELSEQDVKARLARGARLIDTRKKEEHQAAVPLGSVNLPDGKTFETWAGWLLTPDRELILLAPAERAEVLRRRLWMVGLDHVIGFIPSAEGLETASAPPLPAEELPQHGDALILDVRASTEYEEGHIPGARQLHAGRLPWRLDTLPKGREIVVHCQGGTRSAAAASLLRAEGFQVVELAGGYDAWAKT, translated from the coding sequence ATGTACTTCCAACGCTTCTACGACGACGACCTGGCCCAGGCGTCCTATATGGTCGGCTGTCAGCAGACCGGCGAGTGCCTGGTGGTGGACCCGGTGCGCGACATCTCCCGGTATCTGGAAGAAGCCAAGAGCCAGAAGCTACGCGTCACGCACGTCACCGAGACGCACATCCACGCCGACTACCTCTCCGGCGCCCGTGAGCTGGCGAAAGCTACAGGTGCAGGGCTCCTGCTCTCCGATGAGGGCGGCGAGGGGTGGCGGTACACCTACGACGACGGCCACCAGACGCGGCTGCACGACGGCGACACCTTCATGGTCGGGAACGTCCGCATTCAGGCGATTCATACGCCCGGCCACACACCGGAGCACCTGAGCTTCCTCGTCACCGACACTCCGCGTGGCGATCCCCCTTCCATGATCCTGACGGGCGACTTCGTGTTCGTGGGCGACCTGGGCCGCCCCGACCTGCTCGACGAGGCGGCGGGGGGGCAGGACACCCGCTTCGAGGGAGCGCGGCAGATGTTCGCCAGCCTGCGGGGCAAGTTCCTGACCCTGCCCGACTACGTGCAGGTGTGGCCCGGCCACGGCTCGGGGAGTGCGTGTGGCAAGGCGCTGGGGGCCGTCCCGACCACGACCGTCGGTTACGAGCGGGCGCTGAGCTGGTGGGGCAAGTTGGTCGAGCGGGGCGACGAGGAGGCGTTCACGCGGGAACTCCTGTCCGGCCAGCCCGACGCGCCGCTGTACTACGGGCGGATGAAGACCGAAAACCGCGACGGCCCCGCCCTGCTGGGTGAGGTCATGCCGCTGCCCGAACTGAGCGAGCAGGACGTGAAGGCCCGCCTCGCCAGGGGTGCCCGCCTGATCGACACCCGGAAGAAAGAGGAGCACCAGGCCGCCGTCCCACTCGGCAGTGTGAATCTCCCCGACGGCAAGACCTTCGAGACCTGGGCCGGGTGGTTGCTGACCCCGGACCGCGAGCTGATCCTGCTTGCGCCCGCCGAGCGTGCCGAGGTCCTGCGCCGCCGCCTGTGGATGGTGGGGCTGGACCACGTGATCGGCTTCATCCCCAGCGCCGAGGGTCTGGAGACGGCATCCGCCCCGCCTCTTCCTGCCGAGGAACTGCCCCAGCACGGGGACGCCCTGATCCTCGACGTGCGGGCCAGCACCGAGTACGAGGAGGGGCACATCCCCGGGGCCCGGCAGCTTCACGCCGGACGCCTGCCCTGGCGGCTCGACACCCTGCCGAAGGGCCGTGAGATCGTCGTGCACTGTCAGGGCGGGACCCGCAGCGCCGCCGCCGCCAGCCTGCTGCGGGCCGAGGGCTTTCAGGTTGTAGAACTCGCTGGGGGCTACGACGCCTGGGCGAAGACCTAG
- a CDS encoding metal-sensitive transcriptional regulator, with protein MTASVPVSDREAEKTKILNRLRRLEGQIRGLQKMVAEEKGCVEVMSLYGSAKSAFESTGDVILETYVERCQARGERPADLMRLLKLAR; from the coding sequence ATGACCGCGAGCGTGCCCGTGAGTGACCGTGAAGCCGAGAAGACGAAGATTCTCAACCGCCTGCGCCGACTGGAGGGGCAGATTCGGGGGTTGCAGAAGATGGTGGCGGAGGAGAAGGGCTGCGTGGAGGTGATGAGCCTGTACGGCAGCGCCAAGAGTGCGTTCGAGTCCACCGGGGACGTGATTCTGGAGACCTACGTGGAGAGGTGCCAGGCACGCGGGGAGAGGCCCGCCGACCTCATGCGGCTGCTCAAGCTCGCCCGGTGA
- a CDS encoding xanthine dehydrogenase small subunit — translation MDSIILTVNGVPREARGVQPHTTLLNWLRDQGLTGSKEGCAEGECGACAVLVARPAKDGGTRLESVNSCLVLLAALNGQEVVTAEGLGTPGCLHPVQRELAVRGGSQCGYCTPGFVVSMAAEYYREDRPATDFDIHALSGNLCRCTGYRPIQDAALALGAPAQEDAFARRREHPAPVPQATHLSTPDGEFWRPTGLAQALGLLAAHPGAVLLAGGTDWAVDVNLRHSRAATTIALDGLPELRTLEWTTAHVEIGAALSLSEVERRLAGRVPLMDELFPLFASRLIRNSATLGGNLGTASPIGDSLPVLLALDAGVVLASRAGEREVPLSEYFTGYRRTRREPGELIRAVRIPLPLAPVTGFSKIAKRRFDDISSVAVAIALDLDGDVVRSVRIGLGGVAATPLRAWATEEALTGQPWNERTVREAARVLREEGTPLDDLRASAAYRAAMLEQALLKFSFEKTGQEVTV, via the coding sequence ATGGACAGCATCATCCTGACCGTCAACGGCGTTCCCCGCGAGGCGCGCGGAGTCCAGCCCCATACCACGTTGCTGAACTGGCTGCGAGACCAGGGTCTGACGGGCAGCAAGGAGGGCTGCGCGGAGGGCGAGTGTGGCGCCTGCGCCGTCTTGGTCGCTCGCCCGGCCAAGGACGGCGGCACCCGGCTGGAGTCCGTGAACAGTTGCCTCGTCCTGCTCGCGGCCCTGAACGGGCAGGAGGTCGTCACCGCCGAGGGCCTGGGGACGCCGGGATGCCTTCACCCCGTCCAGCGCGAACTCGCCGTGCGGGGCGGCTCGCAGTGCGGGTACTGCACGCCCGGCTTCGTGGTGAGCATGGCCGCCGAATATTACCGGGAGGACCGGCCCGCAACGGATTTTGACATCCACGCGCTGAGCGGCAACCTCTGCCGCTGCACCGGCTACCGCCCGATTCAGGACGCCGCCCTCGCGCTGGGCGCCCCGGCGCAGGAGGACGCCTTCGCCCGCCGCCGCGAGCACCCCGCGCCCGTCCCGCAGGCCACCCACCTGTCCACCCCGGACGGCGAGTTCTGGCGCCCCACGGGGCTCGCGCAGGCGCTGGGCCTGCTCGCCGCGCACCCCGGGGCCGTGCTCCTCGCGGGGGGCACCGACTGGGCGGTGGACGTGAATCTCCGCCACTCGCGCGCCGCGACGACCATCGCGCTCGACGGGCTGCCCGAGCTGCGGACCCTGGAGTGGACCACGGCCCATGTGGAGATCGGCGCGGCGCTCAGCCTCTCGGAGGTCGAGCGGCGGCTCGCGGGGCGGGTGCCGCTCATGGACGAACTCTTCCCCCTCTTCGCCTCGCGCCTGATCCGCAACAGCGCCACGCTGGGCGGCAACCTGGGCACCGCCTCGCCCATCGGGGACAGCCTGCCCGTGCTGCTGGCGCTGGACGCCGGGGTGGTGCTGGCCTCGCGGGCGGGCGAGCGCGAGGTGCCGCTCTCCGAATACTTCACCGGCTACCGGCGCACGCGGCGTGAGCCCGGCGAACTCATCCGGGCCGTGCGGATTCCGCTTCCCCTGGCGCCCGTCACCGGCTTTTCCAAGATCGCCAAGCGTCGCTTCGACGACATCTCCTCCGTGGCGGTCGCCATCGCGCTCGACCTCGACGGCGACGTGGTGCGCTCGGTCCGCATCGGGCTGGGCGGCGTGGCGGCGACCCCGCTCCGCGCCTGGGCTACCGAGGAGGCCCTGACCGGCCAACCCTGGAACGAGCGGACGGTCCGCGAGGCCGCCCGCGTGCTGCGGGAGGAGGGCACGCCGCTCGACGATCTCCGCGCCAGCGCCGCCTACCGCGCGGCGATGCTGGAACAGGCCCTGCTGAAGTTCTCCTTCGAGAAGACCGGCCAGGAGGTGACCGTATGA
- the ribD gene encoding bifunctional diaminohydroxyphosphoribosylaminopyrimidine deaminase/5-amino-6-(5-phosphoribosylamino)uracil reductase RibD, translating into MREALELAVRGLGRTAPNPPVGCVIVRGGQMVGRGFHPRAGEPHAEVFALREAGEQARGGTAYVTLEPCSHFGRTPPCADALIAAGVSRVVVAAPDPNPRVGGRGMERLRAAGLEVVVGVLADEALRQQAGFRSLIVRGRPWVVYKYAMTLDGRVAAVTGDSRWVSGEAARALVHRWRDEFDALAVGSGTVLADDPELTARGLPAGRDPRPVIFDRRGRIPGGARALRPGTVIVTAPDTDTGHLERAGVHLLRAGDLADALTGLGALGITSLLLEGGPTLAGALLAADLVDEVRVFVAPKVLGAGISPLAAPGRERMGEARALADVTVTPVGSDVLMRGLLQGVPQLEDQGAALAPF; encoded by the coding sequence ATGCGAGAGGCCTTGGAACTCGCCGTGCGCGGGCTGGGCCGCACCGCCCCCAACCCACCCGTCGGGTGCGTGATCGTGCGGGGCGGCCAGATGGTCGGCCGCGGCTTTCACCCCCGGGCCGGGGAGCCCCACGCCGAGGTGTTCGCCCTGCGGGAGGCTGGCGAGCAGGCGCGCGGCGGAACGGCGTACGTCACGCTCGAACCGTGCAGCCACTTCGGCCGCACCCCGCCCTGCGCGGACGCCCTGATCGCGGCGGGCGTGTCGCGCGTCGTGGTCGCGGCCCCCGACCCCAACCCACGGGTCGGCGGACGCGGTATGGAGCGGCTGCGTGCGGCGGGCCTCGAGGTGGTGGTGGGTGTCCTCGCGGACGAGGCCCTGCGGCAACAGGCGGGCTTTCGCAGCCTGATCGTGCGGGGGCGCCCCTGGGTCGTGTACAAGTACGCCATGACCCTGGACGGCCGGGTGGCGGCCGTGACGGGTGACAGCCGCTGGGTCAGCGGCGAGGCGGCGCGCGCCCTGGTCCACCGTTGGCGCGACGAGTTCGACGCCCTGGCCGTGGGAAGCGGGACGGTGCTCGCCGACGACCCCGAGCTCACGGCGCGTGGCCTGCCCGCCGGGCGCGACCCCCGGCCGGTCATCTTCGACCGTCGGGGCCGCATACCAGGGGGGGCGCGGGCGTTGCGGCCCGGCACGGTCATCGTCACCGCGCCGGACACCGACACCGGGCACCTGGAGCGGGCGGGGGTCCACCTTCTGCGGGCCGGGGACCTCGCCGACGCCCTGACCGGGCTGGGCGCACTGGGCATCACCAGCCTCCTGCTGGAGGGCGGCCCCACCCTGGCCGGGGCCCTGCTCGCCGCCGACCTCGTGGACGAGGTGCGGGTCTTTGTCGCGCCCAAGGTGCTGGGGGCCGGGATCAGTCCCCTGGCGGCCCCTGGCCGGGAGCGGATGGGTGAGGCGCGGGCGTTGGCCGACGTGACCGTCACGCCTGTCGGGTCGGACGTTCTTATGCGGGGCTTGTTGCAAGGAGTCCCGCAGCTCGAAGACCAGGGCGCGGCCCTGGCCCCCTTCTGA
- a CDS encoding bifunctional 3,4-dihydroxy-2-butanone-4-phosphate synthase/GTP cyclohydrolase II, whose amino-acid sequence MRLASIPDLLAELRAGRPVILVDDEDRENEGDLLMPAATATPGWINFMAREGRGLICVTLTPERARDLDLTPMVGAGTDPNSTAFTVSVDHVGNSTGISAYDRAATVAALLDPEAKAGDFRRPGHIFPLLARPGGVLRRAGHTEAGCDLARLAGFAPAGVICEVMGDDGEMSRLPDLLAFGEKHGLLVGSIADLIAYRMEHDPFMARVAEADLPTEDGDFRIVGFEDTLSGAEHVALVLGEVTEEPLLVRVHSECLTGDGFHSLRCDCGPQRDAALRAIAGEGRGVLIYLRQEGRGIGLLNKIRAYALQDGGADTVEANVQLGLPADARDFGIGAQMLFLLGARQLRVLTNNPRKLHSLSGFGLTVVERVPLHVGANHHNARYLATKQTKLGHLS is encoded by the coding sequence GTGAGGCTCGCCTCCATTCCCGACCTCCTCGCCGAACTGCGCGCCGGGCGCCCGGTGATCCTGGTGGACGACGAGGACCGCGAGAACGAGGGCGATCTGCTGATGCCCGCCGCCACCGCCACACCCGGGTGGATCAACTTCATGGCGCGCGAGGGGCGGGGGCTGATCTGCGTGACCCTGACCCCGGAACGCGCCCGTGACCTCGACCTCACCCCGATGGTGGGCGCGGGCACCGATCCCAACAGCACCGCCTTCACCGTCAGCGTGGATCACGTCGGCAACTCGACCGGCATCAGCGCCTACGACCGCGCGGCGACCGTGGCGGCCCTCCTTGACCCGGAGGCGAAAGCGGGCGACTTTCGCCGTCCCGGCCACATCTTCCCGCTCCTCGCGCGGCCCGGCGGGGTGCTGCGCCGGGCGGGACACACCGAGGCGGGGTGCGACCTGGCACGGCTCGCCGGCTTTGCGCCCGCCGGGGTGATCTGCGAGGTGATGGGCGACGACGGCGAGATGAGCCGCCTGCCCGACCTCCTCGCCTTCGGGGAGAAGCACGGCCTCCTGGTGGGCTCCATCGCGGACCTGATCGCCTACCGCATGGAACACGACCCGTTCATGGCCCGGGTGGCGGAGGCCGACCTGCCCACCGAGGACGGCGACTTCCGCATCGTGGGCTTCGAGGACACCCTCTCGGGGGCCGAGCATGTCGCGCTGGTGCTGGGTGAGGTCACGGAGGAGCCCCTGCTGGTGCGGGTGCATTCGGAGTGCCTGACCGGGGACGGCTTCCACTCGCTGCGCTGCGACTGCGGCCCCCAGCGTGACGCGGCCCTGCGCGCCATCGCCGGGGAGGGCCGGGGGGTCCTGATCTACCTGCGTCAGGAGGGCCGGGGCATCGGGCTGCTCAACAAGATTCGCGCCTACGCGCTGCAAGACGGCGGGGCCGACACGGTGGAGGCCAACGTGCAACTGGGTCTGCCCGCCGACGCCCGCGACTTCGGAATCGGGGCGCAGATGCTCTTCCTGCTCGGCGCGCGTCAGCTCCGGGTCCTGACGAACAACCCGCGCAAGCTGCACTCGCTCTCCGGCTTCGGGCTCACGGTCGTCGAGCGGGTGCCCCTGCATGTCGGGGCCAATCACCACAACGCGCGGTATCTCGCCACCAAACAGACCAAACTCGGCCACCTCAGTTGA
- the ribH gene encoding 6,7-dimethyl-8-ribityllumazine synthase: MHRIEADLIATNLKIAIVNTRWNHFIVDRLVEGAETAFVQHGGKSEDLTLVTAPGAFEVPLIARKLAESGRYDAVVCLGAVIRGATDHFDFVAGNAASGLARVSLETGVPVAFGVLTTDTIEQAVERAGTKAGNKGTEALLAVVETANVLKKL, translated from the coding sequence ATGCACCGAATCGAAGCCGACCTGATCGCCACGAACCTGAAAATCGCCATCGTCAACACCCGCTGGAACCACTTCATCGTGGACCGCCTGGTGGAGGGCGCCGAGACGGCCTTCGTCCAGCACGGGGGCAAGAGCGAGGACCTCACCCTGGTCACGGCCCCGGGCGCGTTCGAGGTCCCGCTGATCGCCAGGAAACTCGCCGAGAGCGGACGCTACGACGCGGTGGTGTGCCTCGGCGCCGTGATCAGGGGCGCGACCGACCACTTCGACTTCGTGGCCGGGAACGCGGCCTCCGGGCTGGCGCGGGTGAGCCTGGAGACGGGCGTACCGGTGGCGTTCGGGGTGCTCACCACCGACACCATCGAGCAGGCGGTCGAACGCGCGGGCACCAAGGCCGGGAACAAGGGAACGGAGGCGCTGCTGGCGGTGGTCGAAACGGCCAATGTGTTGAAAAAGCTGTAG
- a CDS encoding HAMP domain-containing protein, whose translation MSIRTRIALGVALQTAVVILVVAAVQFLALRSFLALAEYERLETLIPRLEQELAGRPVAAPPLEITALPRNVDARVILDGRVVAVTEEFPPIPLGLPAGYAPRAGHDVLVTTVDLRGQAATVQLASDVLGVVNPLRAYLRALAVTVPTAAALVALLSFILAGRLLRPLARLQAAAARVGHGGELRTPLPGVGRNDELGRLAGTLQTSFAQLADVREREEEFTRAAAHDLRSPLAALKTPSLPGRPDEASGLRRPRHRPWRSSPLPMRGTGRVRTREPVRASRTAPVGGE comes from the coding sequence ATGAGCATCCGCACCCGGATTGCCCTCGGGGTTGCCCTTCAAACGGCCGTGGTGATCCTGGTGGTCGCCGCCGTGCAGTTCCTCGCCCTGCGCTCCTTCCTGGCCCTGGCGGAGTACGAACGGCTGGAGACGCTGATCCCGCGTCTCGAACAGGAGCTGGCGGGCCGCCCCGTGGCCGCGCCGCCGCTGGAGATCACCGCGCTGCCGCGCAATGTGGACGCGCGGGTCATTCTGGACGGCCGGGTGGTGGCCGTGACGGAAGAGTTCCCGCCCATCCCGCTGGGGCTGCCCGCCGGGTACGCCCCGCGCGCCGGGCACGACGTCCTCGTCACCACGGTGGACTTGCGGGGCCAAGCGGCCACGGTTCAACTTGCCAGCGACGTGCTGGGGGTGGTCAACCCCCTGCGGGCCTACCTGCGGGCGCTGGCGGTCACGGTCCCCACGGCGGCGGCGCTGGTGGCGCTGCTGAGCTTCATCCTGGCCGGGCGGCTGCTGCGGCCCCTGGCCCGGTTGCAGGCGGCGGCCGCCCGGGTCGGACACGGGGGTGAGCTGCGGACGCCTCTTCCCGGCGTGGGCCGGAACGACGAGCTCGGGCGGCTGGCCGGGACCCTGCAAACGTCCTTCGCCCAGCTCGCCGACGTGCGTGAGCGCGAAGAAGAGTTTACCCGGGCGGCCGCCCACGACCTGCGCTCGCCGCTGGCCGCCCTCAAGACCCCCAGCCTGCCTGGACGACCCGACGAAGCGTCAGGACTTCGGCGCCCCCGCCACCGGCCCTGGCGCAGCTCACCGTTACCGATGAGAGGGACCGGACGAGTTCGCACGCGCGAGCCTGTCAGGGCCAGCAGGACGGCACCGGTAGGCGGGGAGTGA